Proteins from one Lacrimispora sphenoides genomic window:
- a CDS encoding sensor domain-containing diguanylate cyclase, whose translation MNGETFLDRIPCGILKLKTYEDLTILYSNQAIKALFQEPASLQDMVCESEYPELLAEIRSHLTGEAASFELEFKAKIQKSCIWCSLQLNYIPEEELLYCAIFDITCMKKFQEHLRIREEQYRLASRHSGCLVSIYDIPSRTLSPSPEFSRTFPFPYTKPLSPEFLIENGIVHKESVTDFLEFYDDMEKGIPEGKCITRLKICSGDYHWFSSQYSLVCTEEQKPLRGIISYQDITDQYEKELAYQKWMEYMREQKKDCIGYYEYNLKFDLFEEIIGEMTQTMPDYVSNSFSSIMTYIAENHIFEEDREMFLKFFNKNQLLYHYYRGNRSLRLEHRRIRPDSTVYWGLGMVQIVSDPYTDTIKAFILIKDIDTSKREALNLQELSKQDSLTGLLNRATAIHAIRNTLKNSQGHHILIMLDIDRFKQLNDNYGHQFGDKALHRAASRLKSALRRDDIFGRLGGDEFIILLKDVAYSMDLYARLENLCSLIGSALEPEAHISGSLGTAAYPEDGTIFEELYEKADIALYHAKKHGRSQYAVYEPGMSMAKL comes from the coding sequence ATGAACGGAGAAACTTTTTTAGACCGCATTCCTTGCGGCATACTGAAGCTTAAAACTTATGAAGATCTTACCATTCTTTACTCCAATCAGGCGATTAAAGCATTATTTCAAGAGCCTGCTTCGCTTCAGGACATGGTATGTGAATCAGAATATCCGGAGCTGCTTGCGGAAATTCGCAGCCACCTGACAGGCGAAGCAGCCAGTTTTGAACTGGAATTCAAAGCAAAAATACAAAAAAGCTGTATCTGGTGTTCCTTACAATTGAATTATATCCCTGAGGAGGAACTATTGTACTGTGCAATCTTCGATATCACATGTATGAAAAAATTCCAGGAACACTTACGGATCCGTGAAGAACAATACCGGCTGGCAAGCCGGCATTCCGGCTGCCTTGTAAGCATCTATGACATCCCTTCCAGAACCCTTTCCCCCTCGCCAGAATTTTCCAGAACTTTCCCCTTTCCCTACACCAAGCCGCTCTCCCCTGAATTCCTTATCGAAAACGGCATTGTGCACAAGGAAAGCGTCACCGACTTTCTGGAATTTTATGATGACATGGAAAAGGGGATACCCGAGGGAAAGTGCATCACACGCTTAAAAATATGTTCCGGAGATTATCATTGGTTTTCTTCGCAATACTCACTGGTGTGTACTGAGGAGCAAAAACCTCTCAGGGGAATCATATCCTACCAGGATATTACGGATCAATATGAAAAAGAACTGGCTTATCAAAAGTGGATGGAATACATGCGCGAACAGAAAAAGGACTGTATCGGCTATTACGAATATAATTTAAAATTCGACTTATTTGAAGAAATCATTGGAGAAATGACTCAGACCATGCCGGATTATGTCTCAAATTCTTTTTCCAGCATTATGACCTACATAGCAGAGAATCACATTTTTGAAGAAGACCGGGAGATGTTTCTAAAATTCTTCAATAAAAACCAATTGCTCTACCACTACTATCGTGGGAACCGGTCCTTACGGCTGGAACACCGGCGTATACGCCCTGATTCCACCGTCTACTGGGGGCTTGGCATGGTGCAGATTGTTTCCGATCCTTATACCGATACGATTAAGGCATTTATTCTCATTAAGGATATTGATACATCCAAACGGGAAGCCCTGAATCTTCAGGAACTTTCCAAACAGGATTCCCTTACCGGTTTGCTAAACAGGGCAACTGCCATACATGCAATCCGCAATACATTAAAAAACAGCCAGGGGCATCACATCCTTATTATGCTGGATATTGACCGTTTCAAGCAACTGAATGATAATTACGGCCATCAGTTCGGGGATAAGGCCCTCCACCGCGCCGCTTCAAGACTTAAATCCGCTTTAAGGCGTGATGACATCTTTGGACGGCTGGGAGGCGATGAGTTCATCATATTATTAAAGGATGTGGCTTATAGCATGGATTTGTACGCTCGTCTCGAAAATTTATGCAGTCTCATTGGCAGCGCTCTGGAACCGGAAGCACATATTTCCGGAAGTCTGGGAACAGCCGCATACCCGGAAGATGGAACTATATTTGAGGAATTATATGAAAAGGCCGACATTGCTCTTTATCACGCAAAGAAACACGGCCGCAGCCAGTATGCGGTTTATGAACCTGGCATGAGCATGGCAAAATTATAA
- a CDS encoding substrate-binding domain-containing protein — MEKRTKLLMVLLVSVFVFLGYRIYNGAITQTVYKSDVEYVIGVSQANMREAWRVALINEIQEEAGKYPNIRIVTADATSSVEKQEKDVDRLLDFGIDLLIISPCDSSRLTKKVRDVYLEGVPVIVMDRSVEGFDYNLFIGPDNNLIGKQGGECAVQLLENGKGKILELRATAGSLQSEERSDGFDSVIRDYPDIEKTVCDLKNDMKDPAYDAVFAMREELKGVSLIFANNDSVAFGAYEALKDRNLAEKIKVIGCDGFTGENEGVDLVRKGKLAATISCPTGGKEAVQYAINILRKESGVPKQVILRSHTIYPKNAGEYLAALDRESIDDGRRITVGYSQVGQESQWRLANTRSIQEAAREFNMELLFDSADQSQNKQIEAIRRFIKEKVDVIVVSPVVETGWDAVLKEAKEANIPVVMSDRRIEAGDDLTTTYIGADFLEEGRRAMRWLKEHVKPEHGIVHILELQGSEGATPTEERKKGFFEILEENPQYQIVYTDYGDFTFEGGKQVVEEYIKSHTWDVDIIYSHNDDMALGAIKALEAHGLKPGKDITIVSVDATKEAFQAMIDGKLNCAVECSPLLGPPLMKAIRDMVAGKEMPLRIITEEKVYDQSDAETVIKTREY; from the coding sequence ATGGAAAAAAGAACGAAATTACTAATGGTATTACTGGTATCGGTATTTGTCTTTTTGGGATACCGTATATATAACGGGGCAATTACCCAGACGGTTTATAAAAGCGATGTGGAGTATGTGATCGGTGTTTCTCAGGCAAACATGCGGGAAGCATGGCGGGTTGCCCTGATAAATGAGATCCAGGAGGAAGCGGGAAAGTATCCCAATATCAGGATCGTAACGGCAGACGCCACCTCCAGCGTGGAGAAGCAGGAAAAGGATGTTGACAGGCTTCTGGATTTTGGCATTGACCTATTGATCATTTCTCCCTGTGATTCCAGCCGTCTGACAAAGAAAGTCAGAGATGTGTATCTGGAGGGAGTTCCTGTAATTGTCATGGACCGAAGCGTGGAAGGCTTTGATTATAATTTATTTATCGGTCCGGACAATAATTTAATCGGGAAGCAGGGCGGAGAATGTGCGGTCCAGCTGCTTGAAAACGGAAAGGGGAAGATTCTGGAACTTCGTGCAACGGCAGGGTCCCTTCAGAGTGAGGAGCGAAGCGATGGTTTTGATTCTGTGATCAGGGATTATCCTGATATAGAAAAGACTGTCTGTGATTTGAAAAATGATATGAAGGATCCGGCCTATGATGCAGTTTTTGCCATGCGGGAAGAACTAAAAGGTGTTTCCCTGATATTTGCCAACAATGATTCAGTAGCCTTTGGAGCATATGAGGCACTAAAAGACAGGAACCTTGCCGAGAAGATAAAGGTCATCGGGTGCGACGGCTTTACCGGAGAAAACGAAGGGGTAGACCTGGTTAGAAAAGGAAAGCTTGCGGCAACGATTTCCTGCCCTACAGGTGGGAAAGAGGCTGTGCAATATGCCATTAATATTCTTCGGAAGGAGAGCGGTGTTCCCAAGCAGGTTATTTTAAGAAGTCATACGATCTATCCTAAAAATGCCGGTGAGTATCTGGCTGCTCTTGACAGAGAAAGTATCGACGATGGCAGGAGAATTACCGTAGGATATTCCCAGGTGGGGCAGGAGAGCCAGTGGAGGCTTGCCAATACCCGCTCGATTCAGGAAGCAGCCAGGGAGTTTAATATGGAACTTCTTTTTGACAGCGCAGACCAGTCTCAAAACAAGCAGATTGAAGCGATCCGGAGGTTTATTAAGGAGAAGGTAGATGTAATCGTAGTTTCTCCTGTGGTCGAGACTGGATGGGATGCGGTACTGAAAGAGGCAAAGGAAGCCAATATTCCTGTAGTAATGTCCGACCGCAGAATTGAGGCGGGAGATGATTTGACGACCACGTATATTGGCGCTGATTTTTTAGAGGAAGGGCGAAGAGCCATGCGCTGGCTAAAGGAACATGTAAAACCGGAGCATGGGATTGTTCATATTTTAGAGCTTCAGGGAAGTGAAGGGGCGACGCCTACGGAAGAGAGAAAGAAAGGTTTTTTCGAAATATTAGAGGAGAATCCCCAGTATCAGATTGTATATACGGATTATGGTGATTTTACTTTCGAAGGAGGAAAACAGGTTGTCGAGGAATACATAAAAAGTCACACCTGGGATGTGGATATTATCTATTCCCACAACGACGATATGGCCCTTGGAGCGATTAAAGCATTGGAGGCACATGGATTGAAACCGGGGAAGGATATAACGATTGTTTCCGTGGATGCGACGAAAGAGGCGTTTCAGGCAATGATAGACGGCAAGCTGAACTGTGCGGTGGAATGCAGTCCGCTTTTAGGTCCTCCGCTTATGAAGGCGATCCGGGATATGGTTGCAGGAAAGGAAATGCCTCTTCGGATTATAACAGAAGAAAAGGTGTATGATCAGTCGGATGCGGAGACAGTTATCAAAACCAGGGAATATTAA
- a CDS encoding cache domain-containing sensor histidine kinase — MKYWKKRFMDMKIRDKMINSHIFIALIPFCFVGLLGIISSTREAERNVTQHTSLLVGQVQHTTDIYISSIEKTANMLIKIIEPMHLNKIPSAEDDRWKEYEAALKNSFETVAETHDEIAGIFFATEHDMYVGTGMSRISRDPFIKEVWYEKAAASPGEMQIISNVTGRNIVTEAAYSIDDVFSVMKAVIDPETGERVGVLLFDVKHEIISSAIQDANIGENGFVFVLDEQNHLVYAPTNKIVYRIRPEWLWNEEEPVTAVTNGEKYQISYQKSAYTGWKTVSVSSYREIMGGINTMLIMFGWVLVLTILTVFIVAVKISETVTKPIVRLRNLMKETEKGNLSVRFEGNYLDEVSELGRRFNQMLERIQELMEEVYKEQENKRKAQLKTVQEQFKPHFLYNTLDTIGWMAREHSAYDIVHLVDALTNVFRISLSKGKDYITIEEEIRYISNYLYIQKIRYGPKVQYEIQAEEDCMKVILPKMILQPLVENSIYHGVKMKNGDGHLKITGRMEDDWVSLEVWDDGKGMEEEKVWELSRLLNEPGEAGRNRSFGLFYIKERLRIRYGEQFQVLVESKEGQGTRIVIRIPKEVQNDLEKG, encoded by the coding sequence ATGAAATATTGGAAGAAAAGATTCATGGATATGAAAATTCGTGATAAAATGATCAATTCTCATATTTTTATTGCGCTCATTCCTTTTTGCTTTGTGGGTTTATTGGGGATTATCAGCTCAACCAGAGAGGCGGAGCGCAATGTGACCCAGCATACGTCCCTGCTGGTCGGTCAGGTCCAGCATACAACGGATATCTACATAAGCAGTATTGAAAAGACTGCGAATATGCTGATCAAGATTATTGAGCCAATGCATCTGAATAAGATCCCATCCGCTGAGGATGACCGCTGGAAAGAGTATGAAGCAGCGCTGAAAAACAGCTTTGAGACAGTGGCGGAAACTCATGATGAAATTGCGGGCATCTTTTTTGCTACGGAGCATGATATGTATGTGGGAACCGGGATGTCCAGAATCTCCCGGGACCCGTTTATCAAGGAAGTCTGGTATGAAAAAGCAGCGGCATCTCCAGGTGAAATGCAGATCATCAGTAATGTTACCGGAAGGAATATTGTTACGGAGGCCGCCTACAGCATTGATGATGTATTTTCGGTAATGAAAGCTGTTATAGACCCGGAGACAGGGGAGAGAGTGGGCGTATTGCTGTTTGATGTAAAGCATGAAATTATTTCCTCCGCCATCCAGGATGCGAACATCGGTGAAAATGGATTTGTATTCGTCCTGGATGAGCAGAATCATTTAGTATATGCGCCTACCAATAAAATTGTCTACCGAATCCGCCCGGAATGGCTTTGGAATGAAGAAGAACCTGTAACCGCGGTTACCAATGGGGAAAAGTATCAGATCAGCTATCAGAAATCCGCCTATACTGGCTGGAAAACTGTCAGTGTCTCATCCTACCGTGAAATCATGGGCGGAATCAATACCATGCTGATTATGTTTGGCTGGGTTTTGGTCTTGACAATTCTAACGGTATTTATTGTAGCGGTAAAAATTTCAGAAACGGTTACAAAACCTATTGTCAGGCTCCGCAACTTAATGAAGGAGACGGAAAAAGGAAATTTATCCGTTCGGTTTGAAGGCAATTATCTGGATGAGGTCAGTGAGCTTGGCCGTCGGTTCAATCAGATGCTTGAGCGAATACAAGAACTGATGGAGGAGGTTTATAAAGAACAGGAAAACAAGCGGAAAGCACAGCTAAAGACAGTTCAGGAACAGTTTAAGCCGCATTTCTTATACAATACTCTGGACACCATAGGCTGGATGGCCAGGGAGCATTCTGCATATGACATTGTTCATCTTGTGGATGCCCTTACCAATGTTTTTCGAATCAGCTTAAGCAAGGGCAAAGACTATATTACCATTGAAGAAGAAATCCGATATATTTCCAATTATCTCTACATACAGAAAATTCGTTACGGGCCTAAGGTACAGTATGAAATTCAGGCAGAAGAAGACTGCATGAAAGTGATTTTACCGAAAATGATCCTGCAGCCGCTGGTGGAGAACTCCATTTACCATGGGGTTAAGATGAAAAACGGAGACGGGCATTTAAAGATCACCGGACGAATGGAAGATGATTGGGTGAGCCTGGAAGTCTGGGATGACGGAAAGGGTATGGAAGAAGAAAAGGTATGGGAATTATCCAGATTGCTAAATGAACCGGGAGAAGCCGGCAGAAACAGAAGCTTTGGTTTGTTTTATATTAAGGAGAGGCTGCGCATCCGGTACGGTGAGCAGTTTCAGGTATTGGTGGAAAGCAAAGAGGGGCAGGGGACGCGTATTGTCATACGGATTCCGAAAGAAGTTCAGAATGATCTTGAAAAAGGATAA
- a CDS encoding ABC transporter permease subunit — MEQTGKSKKVQINNISLVITVVLFVLMFLFGSVKYNNFLSLSTFLNLFNDNAYLMIAAIGATFVLISGGIDISIASTIAFTGVGSAYLLERGVPAFLVILLMLLAGIIIGCTQGALIHYFKLQPFIVTLAGQFLMRGLCVVISERSIPISDPFFKTMALGKVAVHLGEAKAWNGKIYYYVFILLIVFAAAVYTLRYTKFGRCLYALGGGETSASLMGLNVARTKIAAYGISSFCAALGGIVFSFYTLAGFGLQNLGLELDALSSAVIGGTLLTGGVGTVAGTVVGVMIEGIIQTIVTYQNLNTWWTKVTIAALLCFFIVIQRIIAIRTEKSKGKNE; from the coding sequence ATGGAACAGACGGGAAAAAGTAAAAAGGTTCAGATCAATAATATTTCACTGGTTATCACCGTTGTGCTGTTTGTCCTGATGTTTCTATTTGGTTCTGTAAAGTACAATAACTTTTTATCTTTATCAACCTTTTTAAACCTCTTTAATGACAACGCATACTTAATGATAGCGGCAATCGGAGCTACCTTTGTGCTAATAAGCGGAGGGATCGATATCTCCATTGCCTCTACCATTGCATTTACCGGTGTAGGCTCTGCGTACCTGCTGGAACGGGGAGTTCCGGCATTTCTGGTGATCCTTCTGATGCTTCTTGCGGGAATCATCATAGGCTGTACCCAAGGGGCTTTGATTCATTATTTTAAGCTTCAGCCGTTCATTGTGACTTTGGCAGGCCAGTTTTTAATGCGGGGACTTTGCGTTGTAATCAGTGAACGCTCCATTCCCATCAGTGATCCGTTTTTTAAGACCATGGCTCTTGGTAAGGTGGCGGTTCACCTGGGAGAAGCAAAAGCGTGGAACGGGAAAATTTATTACTATGTATTTATCCTTTTGATTGTTTTTGCGGCTGCGGTCTATACCCTGAGATATACAAAGTTTGGCAGGTGTTTATACGCACTGGGAGGCGGCGAAACGTCCGCAAGCCTCATGGGATTAAATGTTGCAAGAACGAAAATTGCGGCATACGGAATCAGCAGCTTTTGCGCCGCTCTCGGAGGAATCGTGTTCAGTTTTTATACTCTGGCTGGATTCGGGCTCCAAAATCTGGGTCTTGAACTGGATGCACTTTCATCCGCTGTAATCGGCGGTACCCTGCTGACCGGAGGCGTAGGAACTGTAGCGGGTACGGTAGTCGGAGTCATGATAGAGGGGATTATCCAGACAATCGTTACCTATCAGAATTTAAATACCTGGTGGACGAAAGTTACCATTGCGGCGCTTCTTTGTTTCTTTATCGTAATCCAGAGAATCATTGCGATCCGCACAGAAAAATCAAAGGGGAAGAACGAATAA
- a CDS encoding ABC transporter permease: MREIWNRLTGKQYFRPLIIFMIILLFNGIVSKGEFFTLSIVDAHLYGRIIDIVRNGSKLMILAGGMTMILATGGTDISVGSIMAISGAIACSIVNGNIFPSFHGNVVAAIIIAILAGTVSGIWNGFLVAKIKIQPIVATMILMVAGRGIAQLITRGKIVTITSEAYYFINGGYILGIPFPLFIVLFLVGFLVLFTGRTAFGLFLESVGCNPTASKYVGIKVDRMLLAIYTISGAFAAVAGLIESAGIKGADCNNAGLGIEMDAILAVAIGGTNLMGGRFSIPASVIGALIVQSITTTVLALGVPAAYIRVLKALLIIIICLSQSKQFKDLVIKRKMINRKVVGN; this comes from the coding sequence ATGAGAGAAATCTGGAATCGTTTGACAGGAAAACAGTATTTCCGCCCCCTCATCATATTTATGATAATTCTGCTCTTTAACGGTATTGTAAGCAAGGGAGAATTTTTTACACTATCCATAGTGGATGCGCACTTATACGGACGTATTATTGACATTGTAAGAAATGGGAGCAAGCTCATGATACTGGCTGGCGGCATGACTATGATACTGGCAACGGGCGGAACCGATATTTCCGTAGGCTCTATCATGGCGATCAGCGGAGCCATTGCCTGCAGCATTGTCAACGGGAATATTTTTCCGTCATTCCATGGGAATGTTGTCGCGGCGATTATTATCGCGATCCTTGCAGGAACGGTCAGCGGCATCTGGAATGGCTTTTTAGTGGCTAAAATAAAGATTCAGCCAATTGTAGCCACCATGATTTTAATGGTGGCGGGCAGGGGAATCGCACAGCTGATTACCAGGGGAAAGATTGTTACGATTACTTCGGAAGCCTATTATTTTATCAATGGAGGTTATATTCTCGGTATTCCTTTCCCCTTGTTTATTGTGCTTTTTCTAGTGGGTTTTCTGGTACTATTTACAGGAAGAACAGCCTTTGGCCTGTTTTTGGAATCCGTGGGCTGCAATCCGACTGCCTCAAAGTACGTGGGCATTAAGGTTGACCGGATGCTGCTGGCAATCTATACAATTTCGGGAGCCTTTGCTGCGGTGGCCGGTTTAATTGAAAGTGCTGGGATTAAAGGCGCGGACTGCAATAATGCGGGGCTGGGGATTGAAATGGATGCCATTCTTGCCGTAGCAATAGGAGGAACCAACTTAATGGGCGGGCGTTTTTCCATTCCAGCCAGCGTCATAGGAGCATTGATCGTACAAAGCATCACAACAACAGTACTGGCACTGGGAGTTCCGGCGGCTTATATCCGTGTGTTAAAGGCATTGTTGATTATTATCATCTGTCTGTCGCAGTCAAAACAGTTTAAGGATCTGGTCATCAAGCGCAAAATGATAAACAGAAAGGTGGTTGGTAACTGA
- a CDS encoding sugar ABC transporter ATP-binding protein, protein MSAGNQLLTARNISKAFGKAVIALADVQFDLNRGEIHALLGENGAGKSTLIKVLTGVEAKDRGVIELDGRQINPRSTQEAQNEGISTVYQEVNLCPNLSVAENIYIGREPRNRFGTINWKKINADASELLDKFDLHINVTKNLDHYSVAIQQMVAIARASDIEAKVLILDEPTSSLSSAEVDKLFQIMRKLREEGMGIVFVTHFLDQVYEVTDRITVLRNGKYVGTYLTKELPRVELVGKMIGKDYAGLKEAMNAKRPEEAEGQEKETFIELVNVSSPGTVKGFELQVKMGEVLGFSGLLGSGRSETAKVLFGIDPVSEGEVKVKNEMAHLHSPLDAIRNGIAFCPENRKTEGIIGELSIWENIILALQVKRGIFHKISRKEAEELTKEYIEKLQIKTPDAEQLIKNLSGGNQQKVILARWLATDPEFLMLDEPTRGIDIGTKAEIQKIVMDLAGRGMAVLFISSEIDEMLRCCTRMIVLRDMKQVGELNGKEISEEAIMHIMAGGEVS, encoded by the coding sequence ATGAGTGCTGGGAATCAGCTTTTGACAGCGAGAAATATATCCAAGGCATTTGGGAAAGCAGTTATTGCTTTGGCTGATGTGCAGTTTGATTTAAATCGGGGGGAAATACATGCCTTGCTGGGGGAAAACGGTGCGGGAAAATCAACGCTCATTAAAGTGCTGACCGGAGTGGAAGCAAAGGACCGGGGAGTCATTGAGTTAGACGGGAGACAGATCAATCCGAGATCCACACAGGAAGCGCAAAACGAAGGAATTTCAACGGTATACCAGGAAGTCAATCTTTGCCCCAATCTTTCCGTGGCGGAAAATATTTATATTGGGCGGGAACCGAGAAACCGGTTTGGAACCATCAATTGGAAAAAAATCAATGCCGACGCCAGTGAACTGCTGGATAAATTTGATTTACATATAAATGTTACAAAAAATCTGGATCATTACTCTGTAGCGATCCAGCAGATGGTGGCCATTGCAAGGGCCAGTGATATTGAAGCCAAGGTTCTGATCTTGGATGAACCCACCAGCAGCCTTTCTTCCGCTGAGGTCGATAAGTTGTTTCAAATTATGAGAAAGCTCCGCGAAGAGGGCATGGGAATTGTTTTTGTTACACATTTTCTGGATCAGGTGTATGAAGTCACCGACAGAATCACCGTACTTCGAAACGGAAAATATGTGGGAACCTATCTGACGAAAGAGCTGCCAAGAGTAGAACTGGTGGGAAAAATGATAGGCAAGGACTATGCAGGGCTTAAGGAAGCCATGAATGCAAAACGGCCGGAGGAAGCAGAGGGGCAGGAAAAGGAGACTTTTATTGAACTGGTCAATGTCAGCAGCCCTGGAACGGTTAAGGGGTTTGAGCTTCAAGTAAAAATGGGAGAGGTTCTGGGCTTTTCCGGGCTCTTAGGCTCCGGGCGTTCGGAGACAGCCAAGGTCTTATTCGGAATAGATCCCGTAAGCGAAGGAGAAGTAAAGGTGAAAAATGAGATGGCTCACCTCCATTCTCCCTTAGACGCAATCCGAAACGGAATCGCTTTTTGCCCGGAAAACCGGAAGACAGAGGGAATTATCGGAGAGCTATCCATCTGGGAAAATATCATTCTTGCCCTTCAGGTGAAACGGGGCATCTTCCATAAGATTTCAAGGAAAGAAGCGGAGGAGCTTACGAAGGAATATATTGAAAAGCTTCAGATCAAAACACCGGACGCAGAACAGTTAATTAAGAATTTAAGCGGAGGAAACCAGCAAAAAGTAATTCTTGCCAGATGGCTTGCCACGGATCCGGAATTTCTGATGCTTGATGAACCAACCAGGGGAATCGATATCGGGACCAAGGCGGAGATACAGAAAATAGTTATGGATCTAGCAGGAAGAGGGATGGCGGTGCTCTTCATATCATCGGAGATTGATGAGATGCTCCGCTGCTGCACCAGGATGATTGTGCTCCGTGATATGAAGCAGGTAGGAGAGCTAAACGGAAAAGAAATATCGGAAGAAGCAATTATGCATATTATGGCTGGAGGTGAAGTGTCATGA
- a CDS encoding ABC transporter substrate-binding protein, with protein sequence MKKRILSVLLCASMAAVSLAACSSGASSSTATTAAPQTTAAQVETTAKAEETTAKTPDASGEKLVVGFAQIGQESGWRDAETLSIQTYASENGDKVELLFADAQQKQENQIKAIKNFIEQGVDVIGLAPVVETGWDQVFAEAKEAGIPIILLDRRADVGEDLYATFIGSDFIEEGKMAAKEMAKLLGENGKIVELEGTVGASAATDRKTGFDDEIKASYPGIEIVASQTGDFTRAQGKEVMESFLKSNKDIKGVYAHNDDMALGAIEAIKEAGLKPGEDIKIVSIDGVRGIFEAMAAGEANCTVECNPLLGPLLFETAAKLKAGQSVDKWVKSVDGVFTADMAAKVLPDRKY encoded by the coding sequence ATGAAAAAAAGAATTTTAAGCGTGTTGCTGTGTGCTTCCATGGCAGCGGTTTCCTTAGCCGCCTGCAGCAGCGGAGCCAGCAGTTCTACCGCAACCACAGCGGCGCCCCAGACTACGGCCGCACAGGTTGAGACCACAGCAAAGGCAGAGGAAACCACGGCCAAAACTCCCGACGCGTCAGGAGAAAAGCTGGTAGTCGGATTTGCCCAGATCGGTCAGGAATCCGGCTGGCGTGACGCAGAAACCCTTTCCATTCAGACCTATGCATCTGAAAACGGGGATAAGGTGGAGCTTCTTTTTGCAGATGCACAGCAGAAGCAGGAAAATCAGATTAAAGCAATCAAGAACTTCATTGAGCAGGGGGTCGATGTCATTGGTCTTGCACCGGTTGTGGAAACCGGATGGGATCAGGTATTTGCTGAGGCGAAAGAAGCGGGGATTCCGATTATTCTTCTGGACAGGAGAGCGGATGTCGGGGAAGATTTATACGCAACCTTTATCGGCTCTGACTTCATTGAAGAAGGCAAGATGGCCGCAAAGGAAATGGCAAAGCTGCTCGGAGAAAATGGAAAAATTGTTGAACTGGAAGGAACGGTAGGCGCTTCCGCAGCAACGGACCGTAAAACCGGATTTGATGATGAGATCAAGGCAAGCTATCCGGGGATTGAGATCGTAGCTTCCCAGACCGGTGATTTCACCAGAGCCCAGGGAAAAGAAGTTATGGAGTCTTTCCTTAAATCCAATAAGGATATCAAGGGCGTTTATGCGCACAATGACGACATGGCCCTTGGAGCAATCGAGGCAATCAAAGAGGCAGGATTAAAGCCGGGCGAAGACATCAAGATCGTTTCCATCGATGGTGTCCGCGGAATCTTTGAAGCAATGGCAGCCGGGGAGGCAAATTGTACCGTAGAATGTAATCCACTGCTTGGGCCGCTTTTATTTGAAACAGCAGCAAAGCTGAAGGCAGGCCAGTCTGTTGATAAATGGGTGAAATCAGTAGATGGCGTATTTACTGCTGATATGGCAGCTAAGGTACTTCCGGACCGCAAATATTAA